A genomic stretch from Tamandua tetradactyla isolate mTamTet1 chromosome 15, mTamTet1.pri, whole genome shotgun sequence includes:
- the ALS2CL gene encoding ALS2 C-terminal-like protein isoform X5, giving the protein MGCHQTLAPLHYCLPWCVLPCSEESARSPERIGLEDQCRELGEQDVLCTPAHRLLEDSKDMPVTVAPLRAERVLLFDDALVLLQGHNVRTFDLKLVWVDPGQDGYTFHLITPEEDFSFCTKDPQSQAVWQRKVTQAVCQALRGKKDFLVLGAGLEPPELPSCRCGAYTFCGEGRLCQATYEGEWCRGRPHGRGTLKWPDGRNHVGDFYQGLEHGFGIHLVPQASEDKFDCYKCHWQEGSMNGYGICEYSTDEVYKGYFQAGLRHGFGVLESTPQAPQPCKYTGHWERGQRSGYGIQEDRDRGERFIGMWQADQRHGPGVVVTQAGVCYQGIFQVDKIVGSGILLSEDDSLYEGTFTRDLTLMGKGKITFPNGFTLEGSFGSGIERGLQMQGMLDTAAFPPEPNSTCKRQLGLGAFPVESRWQGVYSPFRDFVRAGCPGDLQEALLGFHVQSSRELRKSQEYLCCERTHPEDGASSIEDILEELLQHQEPRALQQYLGKALSNSLHPLGKLLRTLMLTFQATYSGVGANKHLQGMAQEEVKQHAQELWASYRGLLQVALQQKGQVLEDEDVETRDLQVHGLVLPLMLPSFHPELFTLYLLLHEKEDSLYSQGITNLSLFPDIKLLEFLEVQKHLWPLKDLTLTTNQRYSLVRDKCFLSATECLQKIITTMDPREKLEVLEKTYGEIEATVSRVLGREYKLPMDDLLPLLIYVAARAQIQHLGAEIHLIRDMMDPIHTGGLYDFLLTALESCYEHIQKEDMRLHHLPGCWEPGGLVAQALPYRQQN; this is encoded by the exons ATGGGATGTCACCAAACACTCGCACCCCTGCATTACTGCCTACCGTGGTGTGTGCTGCCCTGTAGTGAGGAGAGTGCCCGATCGCCTGAGAGGATTGGGCTTGAGGACCAGTGTAGAGAATTAGGAGAACAG gaTGTGCTCTGCACCCCTGCCCACCGACTCTTAGAAGATAGCAAGGACATGCCTGTGACAGTGGCCCCACTGCGGGCTGAGCGTGTGCTACTCTTTGATGATGCTCTCGTCCTGCTGCAG GGCCACAATGTCCGCACTTTTGACCTGAAGCTGGTATGGGTGGATCCTGGGCAGGATGG GTACACATTTCACCTCATCACACCTGAAGAAGACTTCTCCTTTTGCACCAAGGACCCCCAGAGCCAG GCAGTCTGGCAGAGGAAGGTGACCCAGGCGGTGTGCCAGGCCCTGCGTGGGAAAAAGGACTTCCTGGTGCTGGGGGCAGGCCTGGAGCCCCCTGAGCTCCCCTCCTGCCGCTGTGGAGCATACACCTTCTGTGGGGAGGGCCGTCTCTGCCAGGCCACCTATGAGGGAGAGTGGTGCCGGGGCAggccgcatggcag GGGGACCCTGAAGTGGCCAGATGGGAGGAATCATGTGGGGGATTTCTACCAAGGCCTGGAGCATGG CTTTGGCATCCACCTGGTGCCCCAGGCCTCTGAAGACAAGTTTGACTGTTACAAGTGCCACTGGCAGGAAGGCAGCATGAATGGCTACGGCATCTGTGA GTACAGCACTGATGAGGTGTACAAGGGCTACTTCCAGGCGGGTCTGCGGCATGGATTTGGGGTCCTTGAGAGCACCCCACAGGCCCCCCAGCCCTGCAAATACACAGGCCACTGGGAGCGGGGCCAAAGAAGTGGCTATGGTATCCAGGAGGACAGAGATAG GGGCGAGCGCTTTATCGGCATGTGGCAGGCTGACCAGCGTCATGGCCCGGGGGTCGTGGTCACACAGGCAGGTGTCTGCTACCAAGGCATCTTCCAGGTGGACAAGATCGTG GGTTCAGGGATCCTCCTCTCTGAAGATGACTCCCTGTACGAGGGCACCTTCACCAGGGACTTAACCCTCATGGGAAAG GGCAAGATCACCTTCCCCAATGGCTTCACCCTGGAGGGCTCTTTTGGCAGCGGGATAGAGAGAGGACTGCAGATGCAGGGCATGCTGGATACAGCTGCCTTCCCACCAGAGCCGAACAGCACCTGCAAGCG TCAGCTCGGTCTGGGTGCCTTCCCTGTGGAGAGCCGCTGGCAGGGCGTTTATAGCCCATTCCGGGACTTCGTGCGTGCTGGTTGCCCTGGGGACCTGCAGGAGGCGCTGCTGGGCTTCCACGTGCAAAGCTCAAGGGAGCTGCGCAAGTCTCAGGAGTACCTATGCTGTGAGAG GACCCACCCTGAGGATGGTGCAAGCAGTATTGAAGACATCCTGGAGGAGCTGCTGCAGCACCAGGAGCCCAGAGCCCTACAGCAGTACCTTGGGAAG GCTCTGAGCAACTCGCTGCACCCCCTGGGAAAGCTGCTCAGGACACTGATGCTGACCTTCCAGGCCACCTATTCAGGTGTCGGGGCCAACAAGCACCTGCAGGGGATGGCCCAGGAGGAGGTGAAGCAGCATGCCCAGGAACTGTGGGCCTCCTACAG GGGTCTGCTGCAGGTTGCCTTACAGCAGAAGGGCCAAGTTCTGGAGGATGAAGATGTGGAGACAAG GGACCTGCAGGTACATGGATTGGTGCTGCCCCTCATGCTGCCGAGCTTCCACCCAGAGCTCTTCACTCTGTACCTGCTTCTTCATGAGAAGGAGGACAGTCTCTACAGCCAGGGCATCACCAACTTGAGCCTCTTCCCTGACATCAAGCTGCTTGAATTCCTGGAAGTACAGAA GCACCTGTGGCCCCTCAAGGACCTCACTCTAACAACCAATCAG AGATACTCTCTGGTCAGGGACAAGTGCTTCCTGTCGGCCACCGAGTGCCTGCAGAAGATCAT CACCACAATGGACCCACGGGAGAAACTGGAAGTGCTGGAGAAGACatatggggaaattgaggccACCGTGTCCCGGGTGCTGGGCCGGGAGTACAAGCTGCCCATGGATGACCTGTTGCCACTGCTCATCTACGTGGCAGCACGTGCCCA AATCCAGCACCTGGGAGCCGAGATCCATCTGATCCGTGACATGATGGACCCCATCCACACAGGAGGCCTGTATGACTTCCTGCTCACAGCCCTGGAG TCCTGTTACGAGCACATCCAGAAGGAAGATATGAGACTGCACCACTTGCCCGGCTGCTGGGAGCCGGGAGGCCTGGTAGCCCAGGCTCTACCTTACAGACAGCAGAACTGA
- the ALS2CL gene encoding ALS2 C-terminal-like protein isoform X4 codes for MALGQVLCQPLAHHLQQCVLLLLSLVDTIGEHHPAQELVVHAATLFGNLQSFMKQALDEAVATQALWHSLGSRLRDPFFPSPSSVGMGCHQTLAPLHYCLPWCVLPCSEESARSPERIGLEDQCRELGEQDVLCTPAHRLLEDSKDMPVTVAPLRAERVLLFDDALVLLQGHNVRTFDLKLVWVDPGQDGYTFHLITPEEDFSFCTKDPQSQAVWQRKVTQAVCQALRGKKDFLVLGAGLEPPELPSCRCGAYTFCGEGRLCQATYEGEWCRGRPHGRGTLKWPDGRNHVGDFYQGLEHGFGIHLVPQASEDKFDCYKCHWQEGSMNGYGICEYSTDEVYKGYFQAGLRHGFGVLESTPQAPQPCKYTGHWERGQRSGYGIQEDRDRGERFIGMWQADQRHGPGVVVTQAGVCYQGIFQVDKIVGSGILLSEDDSLYEGTFTRDLTLMGKGKITFPNGFTLEGSFGSGIERGLQMQGMLDTAAFPPEPNSTCKRQLGLGAFPVESRWQGVYSPFRDFVRAGCPGDLQEALLGFHVQSSRELRKSQEYLCCERTHPEDGASSIEDILEELLQHQEPRALQQYLGKALSNSLHPLGKLLRTLMLTFQATYSGVGANKHLQGMAQEEVKQHAQELWASYRGLLQVALQQKGQVLEDEDVETRDLQVHGLVLPLMLPSFHPELFTLYLLLHEKEDSLYSQGITNLSLFPDIKLLEFLEVQKHLWPLKDLTLTTNQRYSLVRDKCFLSATECLQKIITTMDPREKLEVLEKTYGEIEATVSRVLGREYKLPMDDLLPLLIYVAARAQIQHLGAEIHLIRDMMDPIHTGGLYDFLLTALESCYEHIQKEDMRLHHLPGCWEPGGLVAQALPYRQQN; via the exons ATGGCGCTGGGCCAGGTCCTCTGCCAGCCACTCGCCCATCACCTGCAGCAGTGCGTGCTCCTCCTGCTGAGCCTCGTGGACACCATCGGGGAG CATCATCCTGCCCAGGAGCTGGTAGTGCATGCAGCCACCCTGTTTGGGAACCTACAGTCATTCATGAAGCAGGCATTAGACGAGGCTGTGGCCACGCAGGCCCTCTGGCATAGCCTGGGCAGTCGGCTAAGA GACCCCTTCTTTCCTAGCCCGTCCAGTGTGGGGATGGGATGTCACCAAACACTCGCACCCCTGCATTACTGCCTACCGTGGTGTGTGCTGCCCTGTAGTGAGGAGAGTGCCCGATCGCCTGAGAGGATTGGGCTTGAGGACCAGTGTAGAGAATTAGGAGAACAG gaTGTGCTCTGCACCCCTGCCCACCGACTCTTAGAAGATAGCAAGGACATGCCTGTGACAGTGGCCCCACTGCGGGCTGAGCGTGTGCTACTCTTTGATGATGCTCTCGTCCTGCTGCAG GGCCACAATGTCCGCACTTTTGACCTGAAGCTGGTATGGGTGGATCCTGGGCAGGATGG GTACACATTTCACCTCATCACACCTGAAGAAGACTTCTCCTTTTGCACCAAGGACCCCCAGAGCCAG GCAGTCTGGCAGAGGAAGGTGACCCAGGCGGTGTGCCAGGCCCTGCGTGGGAAAAAGGACTTCCTGGTGCTGGGGGCAGGCCTGGAGCCCCCTGAGCTCCCCTCCTGCCGCTGTGGAGCATACACCTTCTGTGGGGAGGGCCGTCTCTGCCAGGCCACCTATGAGGGAGAGTGGTGCCGGGGCAggccgcatggcag GGGGACCCTGAAGTGGCCAGATGGGAGGAATCATGTGGGGGATTTCTACCAAGGCCTGGAGCATGG CTTTGGCATCCACCTGGTGCCCCAGGCCTCTGAAGACAAGTTTGACTGTTACAAGTGCCACTGGCAGGAAGGCAGCATGAATGGCTACGGCATCTGTGA GTACAGCACTGATGAGGTGTACAAGGGCTACTTCCAGGCGGGTCTGCGGCATGGATTTGGGGTCCTTGAGAGCACCCCACAGGCCCCCCAGCCCTGCAAATACACAGGCCACTGGGAGCGGGGCCAAAGAAGTGGCTATGGTATCCAGGAGGACAGAGATAG GGGCGAGCGCTTTATCGGCATGTGGCAGGCTGACCAGCGTCATGGCCCGGGGGTCGTGGTCACACAGGCAGGTGTCTGCTACCAAGGCATCTTCCAGGTGGACAAGATCGTG GGTTCAGGGATCCTCCTCTCTGAAGATGACTCCCTGTACGAGGGCACCTTCACCAGGGACTTAACCCTCATGGGAAAG GGCAAGATCACCTTCCCCAATGGCTTCACCCTGGAGGGCTCTTTTGGCAGCGGGATAGAGAGAGGACTGCAGATGCAGGGCATGCTGGATACAGCTGCCTTCCCACCAGAGCCGAACAGCACCTGCAAGCG TCAGCTCGGTCTGGGTGCCTTCCCTGTGGAGAGCCGCTGGCAGGGCGTTTATAGCCCATTCCGGGACTTCGTGCGTGCTGGTTGCCCTGGGGACCTGCAGGAGGCGCTGCTGGGCTTCCACGTGCAAAGCTCAAGGGAGCTGCGCAAGTCTCAGGAGTACCTATGCTGTGAGAG GACCCACCCTGAGGATGGTGCAAGCAGTATTGAAGACATCCTGGAGGAGCTGCTGCAGCACCAGGAGCCCAGAGCCCTACAGCAGTACCTTGGGAAG GCTCTGAGCAACTCGCTGCACCCCCTGGGAAAGCTGCTCAGGACACTGATGCTGACCTTCCAGGCCACCTATTCAGGTGTCGGGGCCAACAAGCACCTGCAGGGGATGGCCCAGGAGGAGGTGAAGCAGCATGCCCAGGAACTGTGGGCCTCCTACAG GGGTCTGCTGCAGGTTGCCTTACAGCAGAAGGGCCAAGTTCTGGAGGATGAAGATGTGGAGACAAG GGACCTGCAGGTACATGGATTGGTGCTGCCCCTCATGCTGCCGAGCTTCCACCCAGAGCTCTTCACTCTGTACCTGCTTCTTCATGAGAAGGAGGACAGTCTCTACAGCCAGGGCATCACCAACTTGAGCCTCTTCCCTGACATCAAGCTGCTTGAATTCCTGGAAGTACAGAA GCACCTGTGGCCCCTCAAGGACCTCACTCTAACAACCAATCAG AGATACTCTCTGGTCAGGGACAAGTGCTTCCTGTCGGCCACCGAGTGCCTGCAGAAGATCAT CACCACAATGGACCCACGGGAGAAACTGGAAGTGCTGGAGAAGACatatggggaaattgaggccACCGTGTCCCGGGTGCTGGGCCGGGAGTACAAGCTGCCCATGGATGACCTGTTGCCACTGCTCATCTACGTGGCAGCACGTGCCCA AATCCAGCACCTGGGAGCCGAGATCCATCTGATCCGTGACATGATGGACCCCATCCACACAGGAGGCCTGTATGACTTCCTGCTCACAGCCCTGGAG TCCTGTTACGAGCACATCCAGAAGGAAGATATGAGACTGCACCACTTGCCCGGCTGCTGGGAGCCGGGAGGCCTGGTAGCCCAGGCTCTACCTTACAGACAGCAGAACTGA